The sequence below is a genomic window from Candidatus Polarisedimenticolia bacterium.
TCCACCACCGGCTCCTGCAGGACGGATCGATCCCGATCCGGCTCGTGCGCGAGCGCATCCTTCCCGAAGCTTAGGTGTCGCGTATCCCAAATCCCGTTACATTCGGCCGTCGTCCATTAAGAGCGACAGCGCCATGCTGTCGATCCCGGCTTGCGGCGTTGCGTCTCGCTGGCATAACCACCCAGGTATGCGGCGCTTCATCGGTGGAGCGGCCCATAGGCCGCGGCGCCTTGCAATCCGGGCGGCTCGGCGGATTCGGTGTCAACGTGATTTCTGATACGCAACACTAAGCGTAATAGGCCAGCAGCGCATCCACGAAGGCGTCCGCGATCTTCTGCCGGAACTGCGGATCGGTGAGCAGCCGCGCGTCTTCGGGATTGTTGATGTTGCACACCTCGAGAAGGATCTGGACCGAGACCTGGTTGCAGCGCAGCACCGCCGGGACCCAGGGACGGGTGCGGCGGATGATCCGGTCGCGCACCGGCTCGTAGGGGTGGATGCGCACGCCCCGCTGTTTGAGCGCGCGCAGCAGGTTGGTGGAGAACTCGCGCGACAATCCCTCGGAGCGCTGCCGCTGCTCGCGCGTGAAGGAGACGAAGGGCTGCTCGCGCACCTCCTTGCGGGCGTGGTAGACCGCGCCGCGAAAGCCGTAGGTGTGGCCGCGGTACCCCTCGCCGGGCACGTAGATCATCGAGCCGCGCAGGCTGGGATGCAGCGAGTCGGCGTGGATCGACGCGAACACCACCTTGTCGGCGTCCACCCCCTTGCGCGCCAGGCTGCGGAAGTAGGAATTCGCCAGGTACCAGCGCAGGTTCACCCCCACCTCGTTGGGGGCCGAGGAATCCAGCTTCAACGGTGGCGTGGTGAGGATCGATTCGTTCTGGTTGAGCGGGATCTTGCGCGTCTCGAAGATGCGGTAGCCGTACTGGGCGTCCTTGATCGTCACGAGCACCTGCGCCGCCGTGGTCTTCTCCAGCCGCGCCTTCACCCGGCACATCACGTCGTAGACATAGTCGCTCTCCCAGACACCGTTGCGCGCCGCGCCGATGTCGCGCCCACCATGGCCGGAATCGAGGATCACCGTCACTCCCTCGAGGTGGCGGCTGACCGCCTGGTTCTTGAAGCGCTCGACCTCGCGCCGGCTCAGCTCGAGCTCGATCCGCCGGGGATCCGCGGGGGGGAGGAACTCGGGGAGCACCATGTCACGCGGAATCTTGACCTCGGCCCCGACCGCCATGGTGCGCACGTCGTCGATGCCGCTGCGCAGCGCCACGCGGCTGGCCGCCTGGTTCACGTCGTCGGGGTCCAGCAGCCCGGTGAAGCGGACGACGACCGCCGAGTAGATCGCCTCGCCTTTCTTGAGGCGGTAGGCGGCGTAGTCGCCCTGATCGTCCCGGCCGAAGCGCAGGTCGCCCACCTCCAGGGGCGGCGGCGCCGTGAGGAAGGGGAGCAGCAGCGAGACATGGATGCGCAGGACCTCTCCGGCGACGGGGGTCAGGTCCTTCAGGTCGTTCATCTCGGCGATCGCCTCGAAGTTCTTCCCGTCGCCGGTCAGCCAGAGGGCGATGTGCCAGAGGCTCTCCGCGGCCGTCGGGATGCGCCCCTTGCCGACGGGATGCAGCCAGAAGTCGCCTTCCAGACGATCCTCGGGGAACAGCCGCACCATCGTCAGCAGCTTGTAGCTGTCCTGCAGGTCCTCGTAAGGGATCATTACGTAGCGCTTGCCGGGGGCGGCGGGCTCCGGGTTGAACGCCTTGAGGGCCTCCCAGCGCGCCGGGTCGCGCAGCACCTTGCGGGCCACCGACTCGTCGGTCTCCCCGCTCGGCCGCAGGACCTCGAGGAACAGCGAGTTCTCGACGCTGAGGTAGATGCGTATCTCGGGGCTGACCTCGAAAGTGCGCAGGCTCTCGGGCAGCTGCAGGGAGGGACCGCCGGCGGTGGGCTGCGTCGCGGCCGGAGCGGT
It includes:
- a CDS encoding N-acetylmuramoyl-L-alanine amidase, whose protein sequence is MLHRTLLVVLALMILSPAPPREEATAPAATQPTAGGPSLQLPESLRTFEVSPEIRIYLSVENSLFLEVLRPSGETDESVARKVLRDPARWEALKAFNPEPAAPGKRYVMIPYEDLQDSYKLLTMVRLFPEDRLEGDFWLHPVGKGRIPTAAESLWHIALWLTGDGKNFEAIAEMNDLKDLTPVAGEVLRIHVSLLLPFLTAPPPLEVGDLRFGRDDQGDYAAYRLKKGEAIYSAVVVRFTGLLDPDDVNQAASRVALRSGIDDVRTMAVGAEVKIPRDMVLPEFLPPADPRRIELELSRREVERFKNQAVSRHLEGVTVILDSGHGGRDIGAARNGVWESDYVYDVMCRVKARLEKTTAAQVLVTIKDAQYGYRIFETRKIPLNQNESILTTPPLKLDSSAPNEVGVNLRWYLANSYFRSLARKGVDADKVVFASIHADSLHPSLRGSMIYVPGEGYRGHTYGFRGAVYHARKEVREQPFVSFTREQRQRSEGLSREFSTNLLRALKQRGVRIHPYEPVRDRIIRRTRPWVPAVLRCNQVSVQILLEVCNINNPEDARLLTDPQFRQKIADAFVDALLAYYA